Proteins encoded by one window of Streptacidiphilus sp. PB12-B1b:
- a CDS encoding alpha/beta fold hydrolase, with the protein MATAAVNGVTLAYDDQGDRDGAPVVLVHGHPFDRTMWAPQAARLTAAGYRVITADLRGYGESQVVPGVTPLEAFARDTAALMDHLRLARAVVGGLSMGGQIVMEFYRLFPERAAALVLADTFPRAETPEGRAARNEMADRLLREGMDGYAGEVIDRMVAPYNVAELPGVAEHVLRMMRSAPPQGAAAALRGRAERPDYCALLAEVAVPALVVVGADDAYTPVSDAEYMHEQLPDSTLVVVEGAAHMPNLERADAFDAALLAFLERLPA; encoded by the coding sequence ATGGCCACCGCAGCAGTGAACGGCGTCACCCTCGCCTACGACGACCAGGGCGACCGCGACGGCGCCCCGGTCGTGCTGGTCCACGGCCACCCCTTCGACCGGACGATGTGGGCGCCGCAGGCCGCCCGGCTCACCGCGGCCGGCTACCGGGTGATCACCGCCGACCTGCGCGGATACGGCGAGAGCCAGGTCGTCCCCGGGGTCACCCCGCTGGAGGCGTTCGCCCGGGACACCGCCGCCCTGATGGATCACCTGCGGCTGGCGCGGGCGGTCGTCGGCGGCCTGTCCATGGGCGGCCAGATCGTCATGGAGTTCTACCGGCTGTTCCCGGAGCGGGCCGCCGCCCTGGTCCTGGCCGACACCTTCCCCCGGGCCGAGACGCCGGAGGGCAGGGCCGCCCGCAACGAGATGGCCGACCGGCTGCTGCGCGAGGGCATGGACGGCTACGCGGGCGAGGTGATCGACCGGATGGTCGCCCCGTACAACGTCGCCGAGCTGCCCGGGGTCGCCGAGCACGTCCTGCGGATGATGCGGTCCGCGCCGCCGCAGGGCGCGGCTGCGGCGCTGCGCGGGCGGGCCGAGCGCCCGGACTACTGCGCGCTGCTGGCCGAGGTGGCCGTGCCCGCGTTGGTCGTGGTCGGCGCGGACGACGCGTACACCCCGGTGAGCGACGCCGAGTACATGCACGAGCAGCTGCCGGACTCCACCCTGGTGGTGGTCGAGGGCGCGGCGCACATGCCCAACCTGGAGCGGGCCGATGCCTTCGATGCCGCGCTGCTCGCCTTCCTGGAGCGGCTGCCGGCATGA
- a CDS encoding MBL fold metallo-hydrolase: MLAWRSRVLPRARDLGGGVWSIPVPIPDNPLRYTLVYALETRRGPVLVDTGWDDPGGRTALADGLGAAGFTPADVHGMLVTHHHPDHHGLSGHVREESGAWIAMHGAEAAVVRAIGSIPAARWGDRMAHSMRGAGVPEEHLRALRGLGGSPGRTGVALAGALPDRELVHGESAGVPGREVRVLWTPGHTPGHVCLYLDEPGHPSRLLSGDHLLPTISPVVSLYPENPGDEPTDPLGDYLDSLERIAALAPEEVLPAHQYRFTDAPARVRALLDHHADRLAELHAQLKHGPLTLWQAAQGMHWNRPWEELGFLARHLALSEAAAHLRRLVKTGLAEEVPGTDPVHHRAL, encoded by the coding sequence GTGCTCGCCTGGCGCTCCCGCGTCCTCCCCCGGGCCCGGGACCTCGGCGGCGGGGTGTGGAGCATCCCCGTCCCGATCCCGGACAACCCCCTGCGCTACACGCTGGTGTACGCGCTGGAGACCCGGCGCGGCCCGGTCCTGGTAGACACCGGCTGGGACGACCCCGGCGGGCGCACCGCCCTCGCCGACGGGCTCGGCGCGGCCGGATTCACCCCCGCCGACGTGCACGGCATGCTGGTCACCCACCACCACCCCGACCACCACGGCCTGTCCGGGCACGTCCGGGAGGAGTCCGGCGCATGGATCGCCATGCACGGCGCGGAGGCCGCCGTGGTCCGGGCGATCGGGAGCATCCCCGCCGCCCGCTGGGGCGACCGGATGGCGCACTCGATGCGCGGCGCGGGCGTGCCGGAGGAGCACCTGAGAGCCCTCAGGGGCCTCGGCGGCAGCCCGGGACGCACCGGCGTCGCCCTCGCCGGCGCCCTGCCCGACCGCGAACTCGTGCACGGCGAGTCCGCCGGCGTCCCCGGGCGCGAGGTACGCGTCCTGTGGACCCCCGGCCACACCCCCGGCCATGTCTGCCTCTACCTGGACGAACCCGGCCACCCCAGCCGTCTGCTGTCCGGCGACCACCTCCTCCCCACGATCAGCCCCGTGGTCAGCCTGTATCCGGAGAACCCCGGCGACGAGCCCACCGACCCCCTCGGCGACTACCTGGACTCGCTGGAACGCATCGCCGCCCTGGCGCCGGAGGAGGTCCTGCCGGCGCACCAGTACCGCTTCACGGACGCGCCCGCACGCGTCCGCGCGCTGCTCGACCACCACGCGGACCGGCTGGCCGAGCTGCACGCACAACTCAAGCACGGCCCACTGACACTCTGGCAGGCCGCACAGGGCATGCACTGGAACCGGCCCTGGGAGGAGCTGGGATTCCTGGCCCGCCACCTGGCCCTGTCCGAGGCCGCCGCCCACCTGCGGCGGCTGGTCAAGACCGGCCTCGCCGAGGAGGTCCCGGGCACGGACCCGGTCCACCACCGAGCACTCTGA
- a CDS encoding aldehyde dehydrogenase, whose protein sequence is MTEVVEYSQLVIGGELVAPAGGEVIEVVSPHSEEVIGRVPHASRADVDRAVAVARRAFDSGPWPRMPLEERLAVCGRIKDGIAARAEETARCISSENGSPYSWSILAQAYGPMMIWDSAIATARGFAFEEHRAGVLNPLLVRRAPVGVVAAVIPWNVPQFVAAAKLAPALIAGCAVVLKPSPETPLDSYILAEICRDAGLPQGVLSILPADREVSEYLVAHPGIDKISFTGSVPAGKRIMEVAARNLTRITLELGGKSAALLLPDADLDAAVDGLMGSAYMNNGQACVAQTRILVARSRYQETAERLAAAVDALVVGDPLAEATQVGPLVARRQQQRSLDYIRIGQEEGAKVLAGGGVPADRPTGWYVEPTLLGGVDNRMRVAREEIFGPVVCLIGYEDEADAVRIANDSDYGLSGSVWCSDVEHGIDVARQVRTGTYSVNTFGLDFNGPFGGFKNSGIGREFGPEGLTGFLEYQTVHLPQGYQAPEKAPEQAPAPEGEGEGV, encoded by the coding sequence ATGACCGAGGTAGTGGAGTACAGCCAGCTCGTCATCGGCGGGGAACTGGTGGCCCCGGCCGGCGGGGAGGTCATCGAGGTGGTCTCCCCGCACAGCGAGGAGGTCATCGGCCGGGTTCCGCACGCCTCCCGCGCCGACGTCGACCGCGCCGTCGCCGTCGCCCGCCGGGCCTTCGACTCCGGCCCCTGGCCCCGGATGCCGCTGGAGGAGCGGCTGGCCGTGTGCGGGCGGATCAAGGACGGCATCGCGGCCCGCGCCGAGGAGACAGCGCGCTGTATCAGCTCCGAGAACGGCTCGCCCTACTCCTGGTCCATCCTCGCCCAGGCATACGGTCCGATGATGATCTGGGACTCGGCCATCGCCACCGCCCGGGGCTTCGCCTTCGAGGAGCACCGGGCCGGCGTGCTGAACCCGCTGCTGGTGCGCCGCGCCCCGGTCGGCGTCGTCGCCGCCGTCATCCCGTGGAACGTCCCGCAGTTCGTCGCGGCGGCCAAGCTCGCCCCGGCGCTGATCGCCGGCTGCGCGGTCGTGCTCAAGCCCTCGCCGGAGACCCCGCTGGACTCCTACATCCTCGCCGAGATCTGCCGTGACGCCGGTCTGCCGCAGGGGGTGCTCAGCATCCTGCCCGCCGACCGCGAGGTCAGCGAGTACCTGGTGGCGCACCCCGGCATCGACAAGATCTCCTTCACCGGCTCGGTCCCGGCCGGTAAGCGGATCATGGAGGTGGCGGCGCGCAACCTCACCCGGATCACCCTGGAGCTGGGCGGCAAGTCCGCCGCGCTGCTGCTGCCCGACGCCGATCTGGACGCCGCCGTCGACGGCCTCATGGGCTCCGCCTACATGAACAACGGTCAGGCGTGCGTGGCCCAGACCCGGATCCTGGTCGCCCGCAGCCGCTACCAGGAGACCGCCGAGCGGCTGGCCGCCGCGGTGGACGCGCTGGTCGTCGGCGATCCGCTGGCCGAGGCCACCCAGGTCGGCCCGCTGGTGGCGCGCCGCCAGCAGCAGCGCAGCCTGGACTACATCCGGATCGGCCAGGAGGAGGGCGCCAAGGTCCTCGCCGGGGGCGGGGTGCCCGCCGACCGGCCCACCGGCTGGTACGTCGAGCCGACGCTGCTGGGCGGCGTCGACAACCGGATGCGGGTCGCCCGGGAGGAGATCTTCGGCCCGGTCGTCTGCCTGATCGGGTACGAGGACGAGGCGGACGCGGTGCGGATCGCCAACGACTCCGACTACGGCCTGTCCGGCAGCGTCTGGTGCAGCGACGTCGAGCACGGCATCGACGTGGCCCGTCAGGTCCGCACCGGCACCTACTCGGTGAACACCTTCGGGCTGGACTTCAACGGCCCGTTCGGCGGCTTCAAGAACTCCGGCATCGGCCGCGAGTTCGGCCCCGAGGGCCTGACCGGGTTCCTGGAGTACCAGACCGTGCACCTCCCGCAGGGCTACCAGGCTCCGGAGAAGGCCCCGGAGCAGGCCCCGGCGCCGGAGGGGGAGGGGGAGGGGGTCTGA
- a CDS encoding ferredoxin — translation MGDRWTVQVDRSVCIGSGLCAAAAPDGFRLDGARQSHPAEAETDASEALLAAAEGCPVEAITLLLAGSGEPVFPPED, via the coding sequence ATGGGCGACCGCTGGACGGTGCAGGTGGACCGGTCGGTGTGCATAGGCTCCGGCCTGTGCGCCGCCGCCGCCCCGGACGGCTTCCGGCTGGACGGGGCCCGCCAGTCGCACCCGGCCGAGGCCGAGACGGACGCCTCGGAGGCGCTGCTGGCCGCCGCCGAGGGCTGCCCGGTCGAGGCGATCACGCTGCTGCTGGCCGGGAGCGGCGAGCCGGTCTTCCCGCCGGAGGACTGA
- a CDS encoding TetR family transcriptional regulator has protein sequence MTTNPRPSAPPLTERQEARRRRILHAAAQLASRGGFDAVQMREVAELSGVALGTLYRYFPSKVHLLVATMQDQLQLTQDAVRKHPPLGDTPGARVTETLMRTFRSLQREPQLAEAMVRALTFADRSVSAEVDQVSRLTTALIADAMGLDRPPTREQLAAVRVIEHTWHSALVTWLSGRASIAQVRIDLETACRLLGE, from the coding sequence GTGACCACCAACCCCAGACCGTCCGCACCCCCGCTCACCGAGCGGCAGGAGGCCCGCCGCAGGCGCATCCTGCACGCCGCGGCGCAACTGGCCTCGCGCGGCGGCTTCGACGCCGTGCAGATGCGCGAGGTCGCCGAGCTCTCCGGCGTGGCCCTGGGCACGCTGTACCGGTACTTCCCCTCCAAGGTGCACCTGCTGGTGGCGACCATGCAGGACCAGCTCCAGCTCACCCAGGACGCGGTGCGCAAGCACCCGCCGCTCGGCGACACGCCCGGCGCCCGGGTCACCGAGACGCTCATGCGCACCTTCCGCAGCCTGCAGCGCGAACCGCAGCTGGCCGAGGCCATGGTCAGGGCGCTGACCTTCGCCGACCGCTCGGTGAGCGCCGAGGTCGACCAGGTCAGCCGGCTGACGACGGCACTGATCGCGGACGCCATGGGGCTCGACCGCCCGCCGACCCGCGAACAGCTCGCGGCCGTCCGGGTGATCGAGCACACCTGGCACTCGGCCCTGGTCACCTGGCTCTCCGGCCGGGCGTCGATCGCGCAGGTCCGGATCGACCTGGAGACCGCCTGCCGGCTCCTCGGGGAGTAG
- a CDS encoding glycosyltransferase family 4 protein, which translates to MTSAARDSVPADRPLRIALLSYKGNPFCGGQGVYVRHLSRELARLGHDVEVLGGQPYPVLDPVDGDASGRLGFTKIASMDLYRSPDPFRNPRPGEFRGPVDLLEYATMRTGGFPEPLTFSLRARRHLALHRGRFDVVHDNQTLGYGLLGLDRIGFPLVTTIHHPVTVDRELELAAAHGITKQLSVRRWYGFTRMQKRVARRLDSVLTVSQSSGREITEHLGVRPERVHVVPIGADVRLWSPDPSVAEVPGRIVTTSSADVPLKGLIHLVEALAKVRTERDAHLVVVGRRREDGPVAEAIRRLGLEGAVEFRGGIDDAAFVDLVRSAQVACVPSLYEGFSLPAAEAMATGTPLVASTGGAIPEVAGPDGETCLAVPPADPSALAAALGRLLDDPGLRRRIGAAGRQRVLDRFTWERAAELTAERYREAIATGAGQRARSGDGWRYV; encoded by the coding sequence GTGACCAGTGCTGCGCGGGACTCGGTGCCCGCTGACCGGCCCCTGCGGATCGCCCTGCTCTCCTACAAGGGCAACCCCTTCTGCGGCGGCCAGGGCGTCTACGTCCGCCACCTGTCGCGCGAACTCGCCCGGCTGGGCCACGACGTCGAGGTCCTCGGCGGCCAGCCCTACCCGGTGCTGGACCCGGTCGACGGCGACGCGTCCGGACGCCTCGGCTTCACCAAGATCGCCAGCATGGACCTCTACCGGAGCCCCGACCCGTTCCGCAACCCGCGACCGGGCGAGTTCCGCGGCCCGGTCGACCTGCTGGAGTACGCCACCATGCGCACCGGCGGCTTCCCCGAGCCGCTGACCTTCAGCCTGCGCGCCCGCCGCCACCTGGCCCTGCACCGCGGCCGCTTCGACGTCGTCCACGACAACCAGACCCTCGGCTACGGCCTGCTCGGCCTGGACCGGATCGGCTTCCCGCTGGTCACCACCATCCACCACCCGGTCACCGTCGACCGCGAGCTGGAGCTGGCCGCCGCCCACGGCATCACCAAGCAGCTCTCGGTGCGCCGCTGGTACGGCTTCACCCGGATGCAGAAGCGGGTGGCCCGGCGGCTGGACTCGGTGCTGACGGTCTCGCAGAGCTCCGGCCGGGAGATCACCGAACACCTCGGCGTCCGCCCGGAGCGGGTGCACGTGGTGCCGATCGGCGCCGACGTACGGCTGTGGTCGCCGGACCCGTCGGTCGCCGAGGTCCCCGGACGGATCGTCACCACCTCGAGCGCGGACGTCCCGCTCAAGGGCCTGATCCACCTGGTCGAGGCGCTCGCCAAGGTCCGCACCGAGCGGGACGCGCACCTGGTCGTCGTCGGCAGGCGCCGCGAGGACGGGCCGGTCGCCGAGGCCATCCGGCGGCTGGGCCTGGAGGGCGCGGTCGAGTTCCGCGGCGGCATCGACGACGCGGCCTTCGTCGACCTGGTCCGCAGCGCCCAGGTGGCCTGCGTCCCCTCCCTGTACGAGGGCTTCTCGCTGCCCGCCGCCGAGGCCATGGCCACCGGCACGCCCCTGGTCGCCAGCACCGGCGGGGCCATCCCCGAGGTCGCCGGGCCCGACGGCGAGACCTGCCTGGCCGTGCCCCCGGCCGACCCGAGCGCGCTCGCCGCCGCCCTGGGACGGCTGCTGGACGACCCCGGGCTGCGCCGCCGCATCGGCGCGGCCGGGCGGCAACGCGTCCTGGACCGCTTCACCTGGGAGCGGGCGGCGGAACTCACCGCCGAGCGCTACCGCGAGGCGATCGCCACCGGAGCCGGGCAACGGGCCCGGTCGGGCGACGGCTGGCGCTACGTGTAG
- a CDS encoding class I SAM-dependent methyltransferase, with the protein MLTVDFSRFPIAPGDRVLDLGCGGGRHAFEVYRRGGRVVALDRSAEEIREVKRWFAAMEQEGEAPAGAAAVAMEGDALALPFPDDSFDKVIISEVMEHIPDDKGVLAEMVRVLKPGGSIAVTVPRWLPEKICWALSDAYHEVEGGHIRIYRGDELVEKMREAGLTPYGQHHAHALHSPYWWIKCAMGVDNDQALPVKAYHQLLVWDIVGTPVVSRLTRAAEAALNPLIGKSFVAYATKPQNRASGTAAGLDAPEGLG; encoded by the coding sequence GTGCTGACCGTCGACTTCTCCCGATTCCCGATCGCCCCCGGCGACCGGGTGCTCGACCTGGGCTGCGGTGGCGGCCGACACGCCTTCGAGGTGTACCGGCGCGGCGGCCGGGTCGTCGCCCTGGACCGCAGCGCCGAGGAGATCCGCGAGGTCAAGCGCTGGTTCGCGGCCATGGAGCAGGAGGGCGAGGCCCCGGCCGGCGCCGCCGCCGTGGCCATGGAGGGCGACGCGCTGGCGCTGCCCTTCCCGGACGACAGCTTCGACAAGGTCATCATCTCCGAGGTGATGGAGCACATCCCGGACGACAAGGGCGTCCTGGCCGAGATGGTCCGGGTGCTCAAGCCGGGCGGATCCATCGCCGTCACCGTGCCGCGCTGGCTCCCGGAGAAGATCTGCTGGGCGCTCTCCGACGCCTACCACGAGGTCGAGGGCGGCCACATCCGCATCTACCGCGGCGACGAGCTGGTCGAGAAGATGCGCGAGGCCGGGCTCACCCCCTACGGGCAGCACCACGCGCACGCGCTGCACTCGCCGTACTGGTGGATCAAGTGCGCCATGGGCGTCGACAACGACCAGGCGCTCCCGGTGAAGGCCTACCACCAGCTGCTGGTCTGGGACATCGTCGGCACCCCCGTCGTCAGCCGGCTCACCCGCGCCGCCGAGGCCGCGCTGAACCCGCTGATCGGCAAGAGCTTCGTGGCCTACGCGACCAAGCCGCAGAACCGCGCGTCCGGCACGGCCGCCGGGCTCGACGCCCCCGAGGGGCTCGGGTGA
- a CDS encoding prenyltransferase: protein MTAGTGPVAVPEVLVLPGVLDAGQAAATVRSILADQRADGAIPWFTGGHLDPWDHTEAAMALDVAGEHAAAEAAYRWLMRHQNPDGSWYSAYTDGVVTDRSRESNFCAYIAVGAWHHHLTTGDDAFLEEVWPTVVRAMGFVVDLQRTDGTVAWRRDEDGTAPEEALLTGSSSVHHALRCALAIADYLEEPQPDWELAAGQLGHAIACHPERFLDKDRYSMDWYYPVLGTALRGVAAKERIERDWDRFVVPGLGVRCVDDRPWVTGGESAELALALWAVGQSDRAVEILRSIQHLRHTDGGYWTGFVFEDDAVWPEERTTWTAGALLLAVAALGGDEATTTVFGGDGLPAGLADDCCVQEAQG, encoded by the coding sequence GTGACGGCGGGCACGGGCCCCGTCGCCGTCCCCGAGGTCCTGGTCCTGCCCGGGGTCCTGGACGCCGGGCAGGCCGCCGCGACCGTCCGCAGCATCCTCGCGGACCAGCGCGCCGACGGAGCCATCCCCTGGTTCACCGGCGGGCACCTCGACCCCTGGGACCACACCGAGGCCGCCATGGCGCTCGACGTCGCGGGCGAGCACGCCGCCGCCGAAGCCGCCTACCGCTGGCTGATGCGTCATCAGAACCCGGATGGCTCCTGGTACTCCGCCTACACCGACGGCGTGGTGACCGACCGCAGCCGGGAGTCCAACTTCTGCGCCTACATCGCCGTCGGCGCCTGGCACCACCACCTCACCACCGGCGACGACGCCTTCCTGGAGGAGGTGTGGCCCACGGTCGTCCGCGCCATGGGCTTCGTCGTCGACCTCCAGCGCACCGACGGCACCGTTGCCTGGCGCCGCGACGAGGACGGCACCGCCCCCGAGGAGGCGCTGCTCACGGGCAGCTCCAGCGTCCACCACGCGCTGCGCTGCGCGCTGGCCATCGCCGACTACCTCGAAGAACCGCAGCCCGACTGGGAGTTGGCGGCCGGTCAGCTGGGCCACGCGATCGCCTGCCACCCCGAGCGGTTCCTCGACAAGGACCGCTACTCCATGGACTGGTACTACCCCGTCCTGGGCACGGCGCTGCGCGGGGTCGCCGCCAAGGAGCGGATCGAGCGCGACTGGGACCGCTTCGTCGTCCCCGGCCTGGGCGTGCGCTGCGTGGACGACCGGCCCTGGGTCACCGGCGGCGAGAGCGCCGAACTGGCCCTGGCGCTCTGGGCGGTGGGCCAGTCCGACCGCGCCGTGGAGATCCTCCGCTCCATCCAGCACCTCCGCCACACGGACGGCGGCTACTGGACGGGCTTCGTCTTCGAGGACGACGCGGTCTGGCCCGAGGAGCGCACCACCTGGACGGCGGGCGCGCTGCTGCTCGCGGTGGCCGCGCTCGGCGGTGACGAGGCGACCACCACGGTGTTCGGCGGCGACGGCCTGCCCGCGGGCCTGGCCGACGACTGCTGCGTCCAGGAAGCCCAGGGCTAG
- a CDS encoding LLM class F420-dependent oxidoreductase, which yields MRLGLALGYWGAAPTPGFVELAQEAERLGYHSVWTAEAWGSDAFTPLTWIAAHTSRIRLGTAVAQMAARTPTATAMHAMTLDHLSGGRFMLGLGLSGPQVVEGWYGRPFPRSPLSSVRAYVDVVRQVLRRERPVALDGAYHPLPYTGADGTGLGKPLKPILHPLRADLPILLGAEGPRNIAQTARIADGWLPLYFSPEHADAHADALAAAGPGFTVAPLVQARVCDDVAAGLAPIQAMLGFYIGGMGARGRNFHADLMARMGYEAEARRIQELFLAGRQAEAVAAVPAAFADEISLVGPRERIAERLEAWRTGPVTDLLVTARDPGTLRALAELVL from the coding sequence ATGCGCCTCGGACTCGCACTCGGCTACTGGGGCGCCGCGCCCACGCCCGGGTTCGTCGAACTCGCCCAGGAGGCCGAGCGTCTGGGCTACCACTCGGTGTGGACCGCCGAAGCCTGGGGCTCCGACGCCTTCACCCCGCTGACCTGGATCGCCGCCCACACCAGCCGCATCCGACTGGGCACCGCCGTGGCGCAGATGGCGGCCCGCACACCCACGGCCACCGCCATGCACGCGATGACCCTGGACCACCTGTCCGGGGGCAGGTTCATGCTGGGCCTGGGCCTGTCCGGGCCGCAGGTCGTCGAGGGCTGGTACGGCCGCCCCTTTCCGCGCTCCCCGCTCAGCTCGGTCCGTGCGTACGTCGATGTGGTCCGCCAAGTGCTGCGCCGGGAGCGACCGGTGGCCCTGGACGGCGCCTACCACCCGCTGCCCTACACCGGCGCCGACGGCACCGGTCTGGGCAAGCCGCTGAAGCCGATCCTGCACCCGCTGCGCGCGGACCTGCCGATCCTGCTCGGGGCCGAGGGCCCCAGGAACATCGCCCAGACCGCGCGCATCGCCGACGGCTGGCTGCCGCTGTACTTCTCCCCCGAGCACGCCGACGCGCACGCCGACGCCCTGGCCGCCGCCGGTCCCGGCTTCACCGTCGCCCCGTTGGTCCAGGCCCGGGTCTGCGACGACGTCGCGGCCGGACTGGCGCCGATCCAGGCCATGCTCGGCTTCTACATCGGCGGCATGGGCGCCCGCGGACGCAACTTCCACGCGGACCTGATGGCCCGGATGGGGTACGAGGCCGAGGCCCGCCGCATCCAGGAGCTGTTCCTGGCCGGGAGGCAGGCGGAGGCGGTCGCCGCCGTCCCGGCCGCGTTCGCCGACGAGATCTCCCTGGTCGGGCCGCGCGAGCGGATCGCCGAACGGCTGGAGGCGTGGCGGACCGGCCCGGTGACCGACCTGCTGGTCACCGCCCGCGACCCGGGCACTCTGCGCGCCCTGGCGGAGCTGGTGCTCTGA
- a CDS encoding N-acetylmuramoyl-L-alanine amidase: MPSDQPFDSPLDPPLDQSSDRPSDRYDSGSGSGPGGRQRGIRAATLVIVLAALVPVCFAGWLGWRALHGGGGGSGTVAVASTAGASASRRSGSDAAASASASASAKAPVAGTASGAASASAGAGSAALPLAGKVVVIDPGHNPDNYQHPSQINALVKVGNGSKACDTTGTETDAGYPEADFTLDVARRARALLEAEGAKVVFTQDGNLPWGPCVTQRAAIGNLAHADAAISIHGDGAGADQYGFHVILPALVDAGGADTGPIVGPSRTLGLDVRSAFHSATGEPFATYINNGTGLDVRSDLGGLNLSTVPKVFIECGNMRNSTDAGRMTSPAWRQRAAQGIASGLSAFLLHPN; the protein is encoded by the coding sequence ATGCCATCTGACCAGCCCTTCGACTCTCCCCTCGATCCTCCCCTGGACCAGTCGTCCGACCGTCCGTCCGACCGCTACGACTCCGGTTCCGGCAGCGGGCCGGGCGGGCGGCAGCGCGGCATACGCGCGGCCACGCTGGTGATCGTCCTGGCCGCGCTGGTGCCGGTCTGCTTCGCCGGGTGGCTGGGCTGGCGGGCGCTGCACGGCGGGGGCGGCGGCTCGGGGACGGTCGCGGTGGCGTCCACGGCCGGGGCGTCGGCGAGCAGGCGGTCGGGCTCCGACGCGGCGGCCTCGGCATCCGCGTCGGCTTCCGCCAAGGCACCGGTGGCGGGAACGGCGTCCGGCGCGGCGTCGGCCTCGGCCGGTGCCGGGAGCGCCGCGCTGCCGCTGGCCGGGAAGGTCGTGGTGATCGACCCGGGCCACAACCCCGACAACTACCAGCACCCCTCGCAGATCAACGCGCTGGTGAAGGTCGGCAACGGCAGCAAGGCGTGCGACACCACCGGCACGGAGACCGACGCCGGATACCCGGAGGCGGACTTCACCCTGGACGTCGCCCGGCGGGCCCGTGCCCTGCTGGAGGCCGAGGGCGCGAAGGTGGTCTTCACCCAGGACGGCAACCTGCCCTGGGGGCCGTGCGTCACGCAGCGGGCGGCGATCGGCAACCTGGCCCACGCCGACGCGGCGATCTCCATCCACGGCGACGGCGCCGGGGCCGACCAGTACGGCTTCCATGTGATCCTGCCCGCGCTGGTGGACGCCGGCGGGGCCGACACCGGACCGATCGTCGGGCCCTCGCGCACGCTGGGCCTGGACGTGCGGTCGGCGTTCCACAGCGCGACCGGCGAGCCCTTCGCCACCTACATCAACAACGGGACCGGCCTGGACGTCCGCAGCGATCTCGGCGGACTCAACCTCTCCACCGTGCCGAAGGTCTTCATCGAGTGCGGCAACATGCGCAACTCCACGGACGCGGGCCGGATGACCTCGCCCGCCTGGCGTCAGCGCGCCGCCCAGGGAATCGCCTCCGGCCTCAGTGCCTTCCTGCTGCACCCGAACTGA
- a CDS encoding class I SAM-dependent methyltransferase — MTDTAQVAGVPAAPSPGAGVLAAFEAATGFMPVDEGLALYAAAVEAAQRTGLPLLEVGSYCGRSTILLADAARQAGTLALTVDHHRGSEEQQPGWEYHDASLVDPEVGLMDTLPRFRRTLHAAGLEPYVIALVGRSPQVAAVWGAPLGLVFVDGGHTDEHATADYEGWVPHLAPGGVLVVHDVFPDPADGGQAPYRIYLRALAEGFTEVSVHGSLRVLRRD; from the coding sequence ATGACGGACACGGCGCAGGTGGCAGGGGTACCGGCGGCGCCGTCGCCGGGGGCCGGGGTGCTGGCGGCGTTCGAGGCGGCGACCGGTTTCATGCCCGTGGACGAGGGGCTGGCGCTGTACGCGGCGGCCGTCGAGGCCGCGCAGCGCACGGGCCTGCCGCTGCTGGAGGTCGGCAGCTACTGCGGGCGCTCCACGATCCTGCTCGCCGACGCCGCCCGGCAGGCCGGGACGCTGGCGCTGACCGTCGACCACCACCGGGGCTCGGAGGAGCAGCAGCCCGGCTGGGAGTACCACGACGCCTCGCTGGTCGACCCGGAGGTGGGCCTGATGGACACCCTGCCCCGGTTCCGCCGGACCCTGCACGCCGCCGGGCTGGAGCCGTACGTGATCGCGCTGGTCGGGCGGTCTCCGCAGGTCGCGGCCGTGTGGGGGGCGCCGCTGGGGCTGGTGTTCGTCGACGGCGGGCACACCGACGAGCACGCCACCGCCGACTACGAGGGCTGGGTTCCGCACCTGGCGCCGGGCGGGGTGCTGGTCGTCCACGACGTCTTCCCGGACCCGGCGGACGGCGGGCAGGCGCCGTACCGGATCTATCTGCGGGCGCTGGCCGAGGGCTTCACCGAGGTGTCGGTGCACGGATCGCTGCGGGTGCTCCGGCGGGACTGA
- a CDS encoding putative quinol monooxygenase, whose product MSGGFGLVVRFALRDAEAAAGFDALVARTLPEIGAHEPGTLVYTVHAVPGEPLLRIFYELYADRRAFDAHEAQPHTVRFLAEREQYLSGVEVTFLEAVAGSGGRWQESS is encoded by the coding sequence ATGAGTGGCGGGTTCGGGTTGGTGGTGCGGTTCGCGCTGCGCGATGCGGAGGCGGCGGCCGGGTTCGATGCGCTGGTGGCGCGGACGCTGCCGGAGATCGGGGCGCACGAACCGGGGACGCTCGTCTACACCGTGCACGCGGTGCCCGGTGAGCCGCTGCTGCGGATCTTCTACGAGCTGTACGCGGATCGGCGGGCGTTCGACGCGCACGAGGCGCAGCCGCACACCGTGCGGTTCCTGGCCGAGCGCGAGCAGTACCTGAGCGGCGTGGAGGTGACCTTCCTGGAGGCGGTGGCCGGTTCGGGCGGGCGGTGGCAGGAATCGTCATAG